One window of Cryobacterium arcticum genomic DNA carries:
- a CDS encoding 50S ribosomal protein L25/general stress protein Ctc encodes MAEATNNNNKISADARVSFGKGAARKLRVLGKIPAVIYGHGTDPVHVALPAHEIGLLLRRANAVLELDVEGTTHLTLVKDVQKDPVRQIIEHLDLIVIRKGEKVQVEVAVHVTGEPAPGTTADLDAKTLLLEVEATNIPQSVSVDVEGLEDGTLIHASEIKLPAGASLISDPEMVVIGVHLPAEEEEEETTSEEAPAEEAAAE; translated from the coding sequence ATGGCTGAGGCCACGAACAACAACAACAAGATTTCCGCTGACGCCCGCGTCAGCTTCGGCAAGGGCGCTGCCCGCAAGCTGCGCGTGCTGGGCAAGATCCCCGCCGTCATCTACGGCCACGGCACCGACCCCGTGCACGTCGCCCTGCCGGCCCACGAGATCGGCCTGCTGCTGCGCCGCGCGAACGCCGTGCTCGAGCTCGACGTCGAGGGCACCACCCACCTGACCCTGGTCAAGGATGTGCAGAAGGACCCGGTTCGTCAGATCATCGAGCACCTCGACCTCATCGTCATCCGCAAGGGTGAGAAGGTCCAGGTCGAGGTCGCCGTGCACGTCACCGGTGAGCCCGCCCCCGGAACCACCGCGGACCTCGACGCCAAGACCCTGCTCCTCGAGGTCGAAGCCACGAACATCCCGCAGAGCGTCAGCGTCGATGTCGAGGGCCTCGAAGACGGCACCCTCATCCACGCCAGCGAGATCAAGCTGCCCGCCGGTGCGTCGCTCATCTCCGACCCCGAGATGGTCGTCATCGGCGTGCACCTGCCCGCCGAGGAAGAGGAAGAGGAGACCACCTCCGAGGAGGCTCCCGCCGAGGAAGCTGCCGCAGAGTAG
- a CDS encoding FadR/GntR family transcriptional regulator translates to MSPSLHTRVTEDVGRSIVDGTVPAGSVLLAEEIERRQGVSRSVIREAVRVLGSMGLVESVKRVGIRVLPAARWNAYDPTIIRWRLLGPGKGEQLRSLTELRSAVEPMAAELAARHAGAEVTAELLHVAALMRSAGQSGDLSQFLELDIRFHQLVLHGSGNEMFAKLDEAVAAVLSGRTDLGLMPDHPHQNTLQLHADVAEAIQAGRAGDARAAMELIMRRTYAEVKPTWTNKYDYIDEASH, encoded by the coding sequence ATGTCGCCCAGCCTGCACACCCGAGTGACCGAAGACGTCGGACGGTCCATCGTCGACGGCACCGTCCCGGCCGGCAGCGTTCTCCTCGCGGAAGAGATCGAACGCCGCCAGGGCGTGAGCCGGTCGGTGATCCGGGAGGCCGTGCGGGTGCTCGGATCGATGGGGCTGGTGGAGTCCGTCAAGCGGGTCGGCATCCGGGTGCTGCCGGCCGCGCGCTGGAATGCGTACGATCCCACCATCATCCGCTGGCGGCTGCTCGGCCCGGGCAAGGGCGAACAGCTGCGTTCGCTGACCGAGCTGCGCTCGGCCGTGGAGCCGATGGCCGCCGAGCTGGCCGCCCGGCATGCCGGTGCGGAGGTGACGGCCGAGCTGCTGCACGTGGCCGCGCTGATGCGTAGCGCGGGGCAGTCCGGCGACCTGTCCCAGTTCCTCGAGCTGGACATCCGGTTTCACCAGTTGGTACTGCACGGCTCGGGCAATGAGATGTTCGCCAAGCTCGACGAGGCCGTCGCGGCGGTGCTGTCCGGCCGCACCGACCTGGGCCTGATGCCCGATCACCCGCATCAGAACACCCTGCAGTTGCACGCCGATGTCGCCGAGGCGATTCAGGCGGGCCGGGCCGGGGACGCCCGGGCGGCGATGGAGCTCATCATGCGGCGCACCTATGCGGAGGTGAAGCCCACCTGGACGAATAAATATGATTACATTGACGAGGCGAGCCACTAA
- the pth gene encoding aminoacyl-tRNA hydrolase has product MDENLWLVVGLGNPGPGYAGNRHNVGHMVTMVLADRMRANFKNHKANASVAEGRSFPGGPKLILAKPNSFMNLSGGPVAGLLRFYSLDVSRLIVVHDELDLPFDTLKIKVGGGHGGHNGVRDIIAATGSNDFIRIRMGIGRPPGRQNAADFVLHDYTSTERTTLPIMLEDAADAIELIATEGVTAAQQKFHAPPA; this is encoded by the coding sequence CTGGACGAGAATCTCTGGCTCGTAGTCGGGCTCGGTAACCCCGGGCCCGGCTACGCCGGTAATCGCCACAACGTCGGTCACATGGTGACCATGGTGCTCGCCGACCGGATGCGGGCGAACTTCAAGAACCACAAGGCCAACGCCTCCGTCGCCGAGGGACGCAGTTTTCCCGGCGGCCCCAAGCTGATCCTGGCCAAGCCGAACAGCTTCATGAACCTCTCCGGCGGCCCCGTCGCGGGCCTGCTGCGCTTCTACTCGCTCGACGTGTCCCGGCTGATCGTCGTGCACGACGAGCTCGACCTGCCGTTCGACACCCTGAAGATCAAGGTGGGCGGCGGCCACGGCGGCCACAACGGGGTGCGCGACATCATCGCCGCCACCGGGAGCAACGACTTCATCCGCATCCGGATGGGCATCGGCCGCCCGCCCGGCCGGCAGAACGCCGCCGACTTCGTGCTGCACGACTACACCAGCACCGAGCGCACCACCCTGCCGATCATGCTCGAGGATGCCGCGGACGCCATCGAACTCATCGCCACAGAGGGCGTCACCGCCGCCCAGCAGAAGTTCCACGCCCCGCCCGCCTAG
- the gndA gene encoding NADP-dependent phosphogluconate dehydrogenase, with translation MGSNLARNLASREGNTVAVYNRSPERTRLLLDEHPEAGFVASEAIEDFVASLATPRTAIIMVQAGRGTDAVISQLTELFEPGDIIVDGGNALFTDTLRREKAVRETGINFVGAGISGGEEGALKGPSIMPGGSAEAYVTLGPILESIAAVVDGEPCVTHVGTDGAGHFVKMIHNGIEYADMQLIGEAYDLIRRGTGKTPAEISEIFTEWNKGDLESYLIEITAEVLKQVDAKTGQPLVDVILDQAGSKGTGVWTVQTALDLGIPVSGIAEAVFARSVSSKPAQRAAAAALPGPTANPVEDVDGFIEGVRQALYASKIIAYSQGFDAIVAGAEHYNWDIKKGDIAKIWRGGCIIRARFLNRITEAYAENPGLVSLVTAPFFTDVVAKAQDSWRNVVADAAHAGIPAPVFASSLAYYDSLRADRLPAALTQGQRDFFGAHTYKRVDMEGTFHTLWSGDRSEIETEGSSH, from the coding sequence ATGGGCTCCAACCTCGCCCGCAACCTCGCCAGCCGCGAGGGCAACACCGTCGCGGTCTACAACCGCTCCCCCGAACGCACCCGACTGCTCCTGGACGAGCACCCCGAGGCCGGATTCGTCGCCTCCGAGGCGATCGAAGACTTCGTCGCGTCGCTTGCGACCCCGCGCACCGCGATCATCATGGTGCAGGCCGGCCGCGGCACCGACGCCGTGATCAGCCAGCTGACCGAGCTGTTCGAACCCGGCGACATCATCGTCGACGGCGGCAACGCGCTGTTCACCGACACCCTCCGCCGCGAGAAGGCGGTTCGCGAGACCGGCATCAACTTCGTCGGCGCCGGCATCTCCGGCGGCGAAGAAGGCGCCCTCAAGGGCCCGAGCATCATGCCGGGCGGCTCCGCGGAGGCCTACGTCACCCTCGGCCCGATCCTCGAGTCCATCGCCGCTGTCGTCGACGGCGAGCCCTGCGTCACCCACGTCGGCACCGACGGCGCCGGCCACTTCGTCAAGATGATCCACAACGGCATCGAATACGCCGACATGCAGCTCATCGGCGAGGCCTACGACCTCATCCGTCGTGGGACCGGCAAGACCCCGGCCGAGATCTCCGAGATCTTCACCGAGTGGAACAAGGGCGACCTCGAGAGCTACCTCATCGAGATCACCGCGGAGGTCCTCAAGCAGGTCGACGCCAAGACCGGCCAGCCTCTCGTCGACGTCATCCTCGACCAGGCCGGCAGCAAGGGCACCGGCGTCTGGACCGTGCAGACCGCACTGGACCTCGGAATCCCCGTCTCCGGCATCGCCGAGGCCGTGTTCGCCCGCTCCGTCTCCTCCAAGCCCGCGCAGCGCGCCGCCGCCGCGGCCCTTCCCGGCCCGACGGCGAACCCGGTCGAAGACGTGGACGGCTTCATCGAGGGTGTCCGCCAGGCGCTCTACGCGTCGAAGATCATCGCGTACTCGCAGGGCTTCGACGCCATCGTCGCCGGCGCCGAGCACTACAACTGGGACATCAAGAAGGGCGACATCGCCAAGATCTGGCGCGGCGGTTGCATCATCCGCGCCCGCTTCCTGAACCGCATCACCGAGGCCTACGCCGAGAACCCCGGGCTCGTGTCGCTCGTCACCGCCCCGTTCTTCACGGATGTCGTCGCGAAGGCGCAGGACTCCTGGCGCAACGTCGTCGCCGACGCCGCCCACGCCGGCATCCCCGCGCCGGTGTTCGCGTCGTCGCTGGCGTACTACGACAGCCTGCGTGCCGACCGTCTCCCCGCGGCCCTCACCCAGGGCCAGCGTGACTTCTTCGGTGCGCACACGTACAAGCGCGTCGACATGGAAGGCACCTTCCACACGCTGTGGTCCGGCGACCGCAGCGAGATCGAGACCGAGGGCTCCTCGCACTAG